A region from the Halomarina litorea genome encodes:
- the gyrB gene encoding DNA topoisomerase (ATP-hydrolyzing) subunit B, with protein sequence MSQEKEYGAGQIQVLEGLEAVRKRPAMYIGSTDTRGLHHLVYEVVDNSIDEALAGYCDTIEVTINDDHSVTVSDDGRGIPVDTHAEYDRPALEVIMTVLHAGGKFDNKSYQVSGGLHGVGVSVVNALSKWLEVEVKRDGAVWRHRFDHGEPEADAFREVRTMDPDEETGTEITFWPDDDIFETTEFVYSTLESRLRELAFLNPGVSISLRSEPEDKETTFQYDGGIREFVEYLNETRTVLHDEVVFFDEEVETSDGVVQLEIAMQATDGVQGSVHAFANNINTREGGTHLTGFKTALTRVVNDYASSHGLTSDIDGNLKGEDIREGLTAVISVKHPDPQFEGQTKTKLGNSEVRGIVESAMHEGLGTYLEEHPNVAEAIVSKAVEAAKARMAAKKAEELTRRKSALETTSLPGKLADCQTRDPEEAELFIVEGDSAGGSAKQGRAPEFQAILPLRGKILNVEKNRLDRVLENEQIRNIITAVGTGIGEEFDIEDARYQKVIMMTDADVDGAHIRTLLLTFLYRHMRPLLEAGYVYAAQPPLYRIRYKGETYDAMTEADRERIVEEVCDGNPDQVQRFKGLGEMNPEQLWDTTMNPDNRILKQIAIEDAAAADRMFSVLMGDAVGPRKQFIKEHSTDAEWVDI encoded by the coding sequence ATGTCGCAAGAGAAAGAGTACGGAGCAGGCCAAATTCAAGTCCTCGAGGGCCTGGAGGCCGTCCGAAAGCGCCCCGCGATGTACATCGGGTCGACCGACACGCGCGGACTGCACCATCTCGTCTACGAAGTCGTCGACAACTCCATCGACGAGGCCCTCGCGGGCTACTGTGACACCATCGAGGTGACCATCAACGACGACCACTCGGTGACCGTCTCCGACGACGGTCGGGGGATCCCCGTCGACACCCACGCCGAGTACGACCGCCCCGCACTGGAGGTCATCATGACCGTCCTCCACGCCGGCGGGAAGTTCGACAACAAGTCCTATCAGGTCTCCGGAGGCCTCCACGGCGTCGGCGTGAGCGTCGTCAACGCCCTCTCGAAGTGGCTGGAGGTCGAGGTCAAGCGCGACGGGGCCGTCTGGCGCCACCGCTTCGACCACGGCGAACCCGAGGCCGACGCCTTCCGTGAGGTGCGGACGATGGACCCCGACGAGGAGACGGGCACCGAAATCACGTTCTGGCCCGACGACGACATCTTCGAGACCACCGAGTTCGTCTACTCGACGCTCGAATCCCGCCTCCGGGAACTCGCATTCCTCAACCCCGGCGTCTCCATCTCGCTTCGCAGCGAACCGGAGGACAAGGAGACGACCTTCCAGTACGACGGCGGCATCCGCGAGTTCGTCGAGTACTTGAACGAGACGCGCACCGTCCTCCACGACGAGGTCGTCTTCTTCGACGAGGAGGTCGAGACGAGCGACGGCGTCGTCCAGCTCGAAATCGCCATGCAGGCCACCGACGGCGTGCAGGGGTCGGTCCACGCCTTCGCGAACAACATCAACACGCGCGAGGGCGGCACGCACCTCACCGGGTTCAAGACGGCGCTCACGCGCGTCGTCAACGACTACGCCTCCTCGCACGGCCTCACCTCCGACATCGACGGCAACCTCAAGGGCGAGGACATCCGCGAGGGCCTCACCGCCGTCATCTCCGTCAAACACCCCGACCCGCAGTTCGAGGGGCAGACGAAGACGAAACTCGGCAACAGCGAGGTGCGGGGTATCGTCGAGTCCGCGATGCACGAGGGACTCGGTACGTACCTCGAAGAGCACCCGAACGTCGCGGAGGCCATCGTCTCGAAGGCCGTCGAGGCGGCGAAAGCTCGGATGGCCGCGAAGAAGGCCGAGGAACTCACCCGGCGCAAGAGCGCGCTGGAGACCACCTCCCTGCCCGGCAAACTGGCGGACTGCCAGACGCGCGACCCGGAGGAGGCCGAACTGTTCATCGTGGAGGGCGACTCCGCGGGCGGGTCGGCCAAGCAGGGCCGCGCCCCCGAGTTCCAGGCCATTCTCCCGCTCCGCGGGAAGATTCTCAACGTCGAGAAGAACCGGCTGGACCGCGTCCTCGAGAACGAGCAGATACGGAACATCATCACCGCCGTCGGCACGGGCATCGGCGAGGAGTTCGACATCGAGGACGCCCGCTACCAGAAGGTCATCATGATGACGGACGCGGACGTCGACGGGGCGCACATCCGCACCCTGCTCCTGACGTTCCTCTACCGCCACATGCGGCCCCTGCTGGAGGCGGGCTACGTCTACGCCGCCCAGCCACCGCTCTACCGCATCCGGTACAAGGGCGAGACGTACGACGCGATGACGGAAGCCGACCGCGAGCGTATCGTCGAGGAGGTCTGTGACGGCAACCCGGACCAGGTCCAGCGGTTCAAGGGCCTCGGCGAGATGAACCCCGAACAGCTCTGGGACACGACGATGAACCCGGACAACCGCATCCTCAAGCAGATCGCCATCGAGGACGCGGCCGCCGCCGACCGGATGTTCAGCGTACTGATGGGCGACGCCGTCGGTCCGCGAAAGCAGTTCATCAAGGAGCACTCGACAGACGCCGAGTGGGTCGACATCTGA
- the gyrA gene encoding DNA gyrase subunit A encodes MSSDVPEDLPDPDAQRVTPIRVEEEMEQSYIDYAMSVIVGRALPDARDGMKPVQRRILYSMHELGVTSNSGHRKSSNIVGDTMGNYHPHGDSAIYDALARMAQDFSLRYPLVDGQGNFGSVDGDPPAAMRYTEARMAPIAEEMLRDIGKDTVDFEGNYDDRLTEPEVLPAAVPNLLLNGASGIAVGMSTNIPPHNLGEVVDATIHLIDNPDCTVADLMEHVKGPDFPTGANIVGREGIHDAYTTGRGRLRVRAELEIEEEEHRIVVTELPYQENKARRIERIANDVNDGKIEGISDLRDESDREGIRVVIELKRGANPDVVRNQLLEHHLEQTFSVISLALVDGQPRVLDLKEMLEQYVGHRREVVRRRSEYELGEAEDRAHLLEGRLTALEHVESVVELIRESEDRDSAKLALQDTYDFSERQSDHIVRMQLGSLTSLEAAEIEQEYEDVTAEIERLETILGDERELLGVIKEELRGVKDTYGDDRRTSIVEDYGNVTREDLIPEEEMVVVLTEDDYVKRMPLSSFDAQHRGGKGIIGTRLKDGDRVSTVFQASTHDYLLCFTSAGQVYQLKTYELPEMGRTARGRSAVNILNLDEDERVTAIVDTDDFDEDEFLTMVTRGGYIKRTRAGEFDNILSTGIRAVRLEEGDELVDVAVTDGESDVIIGTESGMTIRFDETEARAMGRTARGVNAIKLTDENVANANVGDRRDWEGDAVVGLVCDTEGDDRDLLTVTWHGYGKRTPLSEYRTQSRYGKGLIDIKTNERNGHVVALKQVSEDDELVIMSEGGQIMRTRAGEVSQQGRNTMGVRVMRLTDDDWVASVDVFSVSGEDAAELDGSGAEEGDAKADDE; translated from the coding sequence ATGAGTTCTGACGTCCCCGAAGACCTGCCGGACCCCGACGCACAGCGCGTGACGCCCATCCGCGTCGAGGAGGAGATGGAGCAGTCGTACATCGACTACGCGATGAGCGTCATCGTCGGGCGCGCCCTGCCCGACGCCCGCGACGGCATGAAACCCGTCCAGCGACGCATCCTCTACTCGATGCACGAACTGGGCGTCACCTCGAACTCGGGTCACCGCAAGTCCTCGAACATCGTCGGAGACACGATGGGGAACTACCACCCCCACGGCGACTCGGCCATCTACGACGCCCTCGCCCGGATGGCACAGGACTTCTCGCTCCGCTACCCCCTCGTCGACGGGCAGGGGAACTTCGGGAGCGTCGACGGCGACCCGCCCGCGGCGATGCGCTACACGGAGGCCCGGATGGCCCCCATCGCGGAGGAGATGCTCCGGGACATCGGGAAGGACACCGTCGACTTCGAGGGGAACTACGACGACCGACTCACCGAACCCGAGGTCCTCCCCGCCGCCGTCCCGAACCTCCTGCTCAACGGGGCGTCGGGCATCGCCGTCGGGATGTCCACGAACATCCCGCCGCACAACCTCGGCGAGGTGGTCGACGCGACGATTCACCTCATCGACAACCCCGACTGCACCGTCGCGGACCTGATGGAACACGTCAAGGGGCCGGACTTCCCGACGGGCGCGAACATCGTCGGGCGCGAGGGAATCCACGACGCCTACACGACGGGTCGGGGCCGCCTCCGCGTGCGCGCGGAACTCGAAATCGAGGAGGAGGAACACCGCATCGTTGTCACCGAACTCCCCTACCAGGAGAACAAGGCGCGGCGCATCGAGCGAATCGCCAACGACGTCAACGACGGCAAGATCGAGGGCATCTCGGACCTGCGCGACGAGTCCGACCGGGAGGGTATCCGCGTCGTCATCGAACTCAAGCGCGGCGCGAACCCCGACGTCGTCCGCAACCAGTTGCTCGAACACCACCTCGAACAGACCTTCAGCGTCATCTCGCTGGCCCTCGTCGACGGCCAGCCCCGCGTGCTGGACCTGAAAGAGATGCTCGAACAGTACGTCGGGCACCGCCGCGAGGTCGTCCGCCGACGCTCCGAGTACGAACTCGGCGAGGCGGAGGACCGCGCCCACCTGCTCGAAGGCCGCCTGACGGCCCTCGAACACGTCGAGAGCGTCGTCGAACTCATCCGGGAGTCAGAGGACCGCGACAGCGCGAAACTGGCCCTGCAGGACACCTACGACTTCTCCGAGCGTCAGTCCGACCACATCGTCCGGATGCAACTCGGGAGCCTCACCTCCCTCGAAGCCGCCGAAATCGAACAGGAGTACGAGGACGTCACGGCCGAAATCGAGCGTCTGGAGACCATCCTCGGCGACGAACGGGAACTGCTCGGCGTCATCAAAGAAGAACTCCGGGGGGTCAAGGACACCTACGGCGACGACCGGCGGACGAGCATCGTCGAGGACTACGGCAACGTCACCCGCGAGGACCTCATCCCCGAGGAGGAGATGGTCGTCGTCCTCACCGAGGACGACTACGTCAAGCGGATGCCCCTCTCGTCGTTCGACGCCCAGCACCGCGGCGGGAAGGGCATCATCGGGACGCGCCTGAAAGACGGCGACCGCGTCTCGACGGTGTTTCAGGCGAGCACGCACGACTACCTGCTCTGTTTCACCAGCGCGGGACAGGTCTACCAGTTGAAGACCTACGAACTGCCCGAGATGGGCCGGACCGCCCGCGGGCGGTCGGCGGTGAACATCCTCAACCTCGACGAGGACGAACGCGTCACGGCCATCGTCGACACGGACGACTTCGACGAGGACGAGTTCCTCACGATGGTCACCCGCGGCGGGTACATCAAGCGCACGCGCGCCGGCGAGTTCGACAACATCCTCTCGACGGGCATCCGCGCCGTCCGTCTGGAGGAGGGCGACGAACTGGTCGACGTGGCCGTCACGGACGGCGAGAGCGACGTCATCATCGGCACCGAGAGCGGCATGACCATCCGCTTCGACGAGACGGAGGCCCGCGCGATGGGCCGGACCGCGCGCGGCGTCAACGCCATCAAGCTCACCGACGAGAACGTCGCGAACGCGAACGTCGGCGACCGGCGCGACTGGGAGGGCGACGCCGTCGTCGGTCTCGTCTGCGACACGGAGGGCGACGACCGCGACCTGCTGACGGTGACGTGGCACGGCTACGGCAAGCGCACGCCCCTGTCGGAGTACCGCACGCAGTCGCGCTACGGGAAGGGCCTCATCGACATCAAGACCAACGAGCGAAACGGCCACGTCGTCGCCCTCAAGCAGGTGAGCGAGGACGACGAACTCGTCATCATGAGCGAGGGCGGCCAGATCATGCGCACCCGCGCCGGGGAAGTCTCCCAGCAGGGGCGCAACACGATGGGCGTCCGCGTGATGCGCCTCACCGACGACGACTGGGTCGCGAGCGTCGACGTGTTCTCCGTCAGCGGGGAGGACGCCGCCGAACTGGACGGGAGCGGGGCGGAGGAGGGAGACGCGAAAGCGGACGACGAGTAA
- the trpB gene encoding tryptophan synthase subunit beta yields the protein MSDHADGDFDGFGGRHVPEPMQEPLAELAAAFDAIATDDDFQAAFREVLEGFAGRPTPLYHAGNLSEELGADVYLKREDLLHGGAHKINNCLGQALLADRAGKTRLIAETGAGQHGVATAMVGAMFDLDTEIYMGKKDADRQRMNVFRMRLMGAEVNEVTQGGAGLADAVDVALEDFAENMKDTHYLVGSVVGPDPFPRMVREFQSVIGTEAREQVVEETGDLPDACVACVGGGSNAIGLFHAFRDDEDVAFYGAEGGGEGGDSKRHAAPLASGTDGTIHGMRTRVIDDDVEVHSVSAGLDYPGVGPEHAMFRAVGRCEYRAVTDDEALAAFRTLSETEGIIPALESSHAVALAADLAENGDHDTIVVNLSGRGDKDMEQTARMFDL from the coding sequence ATGTCCGACCACGCTGACGGCGACTTCGACGGGTTCGGCGGACGGCACGTCCCCGAACCGATGCAGGAACCGCTCGCGGAACTGGCGGCCGCCTTCGACGCTATCGCCACCGACGACGACTTTCAGGCGGCGTTCCGGGAGGTCCTCGAGGGGTTCGCCGGGCGGCCCACGCCCCTCTATCACGCCGGGAACCTCTCGGAGGAACTCGGCGCTGACGTCTACCTGAAGCGCGAGGACCTGCTCCACGGCGGGGCACACAAGATAAACAACTGCCTCGGGCAGGCGCTGCTGGCGGACCGCGCGGGCAAGACGCGCCTCATCGCGGAGACGGGCGCGGGGCAACACGGCGTCGCGACGGCGATGGTCGGCGCAATGTTCGACCTCGACACCGAGATCTACATGGGGAAGAAGGACGCCGACCGCCAGCGGATGAACGTCTTCCGGATGCGCCTGATGGGCGCCGAGGTCAACGAGGTCACGCAGGGCGGCGCGGGCCTCGCGGACGCCGTGGACGTCGCACTGGAGGACTTCGCCGAGAACATGAAGGACACCCACTACCTCGTGGGGAGCGTCGTCGGCCCCGACCCCTTCCCCCGGATGGTCCGGGAGTTCCAGTCGGTCATCGGGACGGAAGCGAGAGAACAGGTCGTCGAGGAGACGGGCGACCTGCCCGACGCCTGCGTGGCCTGCGTCGGCGGGGGGTCGAACGCCATCGGCCTGTTCCACGCCTTCCGCGACGACGAGGACGTGGCCTTCTACGGCGCGGAGGGAGGCGGCGAGGGAGGCGACTCGAAGCGCCACGCCGCCCCGCTCGCGTCCGGGACGGACGGTACCATCCACGGGATGCGCACCCGCGTCATCGACGACGACGTGGAGGTCCACTCCGTCTCCGCCGGCCTCGACTACCCCGGCGTCGGGCCCGAGCACGCCATGTTCCGTGCCGTCGGGCGCTGTGAGTACCGCGCCGTGACCGACGACGAGGCGCTGGCGGCGTTCCGCACGCTCAGCGAGACGGAGGGCATCATCCCGGCGCTGGAGTCGAGTCACGCCGTCGCGCTGGCGGCCGACCTCGCCGAGAACGGGGACCACGACACCATCGTCGTCAACCTCTCCGGGCGCGGCGACAAGGACATGGAACAGACCGCGCGGATGTTCGACCTCTGA
- a CDS encoding type II secretion system F family protein: MLVLLALTPLVLLVTASLVLAIDGEYLPLRQVTDRIAIVLLANDRASPLANRRILQAAQVSTPPRLYTARTRLYAAVFGVTGAVAGVYAAVGVGRFLRAGRSAEGRTGLAALVSEPLGVTSPVGPVGTNVKVALVLLVASGLFATLAVALTYLVRYYAPRQRASTRRRRIESSMPRTVAFTYALSRGGMTFPEVLRSLARNERVFGEGAAEFRVAVRDVDLLGRDLTTSIRKVAVRTPSDAFRGLCENLASVLQSGQDLPSFLRSQYERYRDDAAEKQDEMIEQLATAAEVYVTVAVAGMLFLITILLIIGLTSGDTLTLIQLVTYLGIPVINVVFVAYLADLTADISGQRVLHDLRNAERLGPIPTARFAPRALTDGGTALASKAERIRANHERLVAYRSFEQVRRLAARPLDALLDRPVRVFYLTVPVAMLYLSYELVPLVVAGQVPTMAALDDVLVFTFVFLLGTFGLVYEASQHRLKQLEAALPDLLDRMASLNEAGMTVVQSFDRIRTSDLGAMNPELERIWADIQWGATVSTALRRFERRVRTPSVTRLVTLVTSSMRASSDVGPVLRIAASEARAERRFKRTRRQEMSTYLIAIYVAFLVFLVVIVTMDAFFIPKLVEATSGLKTGAGASVGGFMSLSEQAVADYRLTFFHAALLQAAFSGVIGGQMSDGSLESGVKHSAVMVAVTYVVFELAQLLL; encoded by the coding sequence ATGCTGGTCTTGCTCGCGCTCACGCCGCTGGTCCTGCTCGTCACGGCCTCCCTCGTCCTCGCCATCGACGGGGAGTACCTGCCCCTCCGCCAGGTGACCGACCGCATCGCCATCGTCCTGCTAGCGAACGACCGGGCGTCGCCGCTGGCGAATCGCCGCATCCTGCAGGCGGCACAGGTTTCGACGCCGCCCAGACTCTACACGGCCCGGACCCGGCTATACGCCGCCGTCTTCGGCGTCACCGGCGCGGTGGCGGGCGTCTACGCCGCCGTCGGCGTCGGGAGGTTCCTCCGGGCCGGTCGGTCCGCGGAGGGCCGGACCGGCCTCGCTGCCCTCGTCTCGGAACCGCTCGGCGTCACCAGCCCGGTCGGCCCTGTCGGGACGAACGTGAAAGTCGCCCTCGTCCTCCTCGTCGCGAGCGGCCTGTTCGCCACGCTCGCCGTGGCGCTAACCTACCTCGTCCGCTACTACGCCCCCCGACAGCGGGCCTCGACGCGGCGTCGGCGCATCGAGTCCAGCATGCCCCGGACCGTCGCGTTCACCTACGCTCTCTCGCGCGGGGGCATGACGTTCCCCGAGGTGCTCCGGTCGCTGGCGCGCAACGAACGCGTCTTCGGCGAGGGCGCGGCGGAGTTCCGCGTCGCCGTCCGCGACGTCGACCTGCTCGGACGGGACCTGACGACGAGCATCCGGAAGGTGGCCGTCCGCACCCCGAGCGACGCGTTCCGCGGTCTCTGTGAGAACCTCGCGAGCGTCCTCCAGAGCGGGCAGGACCTCCCGTCGTTCCTCAGGAGCCAGTACGAGCGCTACCGCGACGACGCGGCGGAGAAACAGGACGAGATGATCGAGCAACTCGCGACGGCCGCCGAGGTGTACGTCACCGTCGCCGTCGCCGGCATGCTCTTTCTCATCACCATCCTCCTCATCATCGGGCTGACCTCCGGGGACACGCTGACGCTCATCCAGCTCGTCACCTACCTCGGCATCCCGGTCATCAACGTCGTCTTCGTCGCCTACCTCGCGGACCTGACCGCCGACATCAGCGGCCAGCGCGTCCTCCACGACCTCCGGAACGCGGAGCGCCTCGGTCCGATTCCGACGGCTCGATTCGCGCCGCGAGCGCTCACCGACGGCGGCACGGCGCTCGCCTCGAAGGCGGAGCGGATTCGGGCGAACCACGAACGCCTCGTCGCCTACCGCTCGTTCGAACAGGTCCGGCGACTCGCCGCCCGCCCCCTCGACGCCCTTCTCGACAGGCCGGTCCGCGTGTTCTACCTGACCGTCCCGGTGGCGATGCTCTACCTCTCGTACGAACTCGTCCCCCTCGTCGTCGCGGGGCAGGTGCCGACGATGGCGGCGCTCGACGACGTGCTCGTCTTCACGTTCGTCTTCCTGCTCGGCACGTTCGGGCTGGTCTACGAGGCCAGCCAGCACCGCCTCAAGCAACTGGAGGCCGCGCTGCCTGACCTCCTCGACCGGATGGCGAGCCTCAACGAGGCCGGGATGACCGTCGTCCAGAGTTTCGACCGCATCCGCACCTCGGACCTCGGGGCGATGAACCCCGAACTCGAACGCATCTGGGCGGACATCCAGTGGGGGGCGACGGTGTCGACGGCCCTCCGGCGCTTCGAGCGCCGGGTCCGGACGCCCTCGGTCACCCGACTCGTGACGCTCGTGACGAGTTCGATGCGCGCCTCCAGCGACGTGGGGCCGGTCCTCCGCATCGCCGCCAGCGAGGCGCGCGCCGAACGCCGGTTCAAGCGCACCCGCAGACAGGAGATGTCCACCTACCTCATCGCCATCTACGTGGCCTTCCTCGTGTTCCTCGTCGTCATCGTCACGATGGACGCCTTCTTCATCCCGAAGCTGGTCGAGGCGACCAGCGGGCTGAAGACCGGGGCGGGGGCCAGCGTCGGCGGGTTCATGAGCCTCTCGGAACAGGCGGTCGCGGACTACCGCCTCACCTTCTTCCACGCCGCCCTCCTGCAGGCGGCCTTCTCGGGCGTCATCGGCGGGCAGATGAGCGACGGGTCGCTCGAATCCGGCGTCAAGCACTCGGCCGTCATGGTCGCCGTGACGTACGTCGTCTTCGAACTCGCCCAGTTGCTCCTCTAG
- a CDS encoding type II/IV secretion system ATPase subunit, producing MVSNDTPGGVRHWLARTMEMLRGSTVDLTNYDPAAHGPLVSAGGPDGYETDRYWLDAPFTFASIAYDTEVDEYRYRVVEPALDDLERELLDSLAADVRDHLLYRADDHEETSRVDADPEQALREEMRDRLEEYGVEVDVPTFYRLFYYLDRSFRGYGRLDPLMHDPHIEDVSCDGPEMPVYAYHDDYTDIETNVVFEREELDTFVVHLAQQSGRHVSVGDPVAAATLPDGSRAELALGQEVTPHGSAFTIRKYSEEPLTPIDLLNFGTYDLASMAYLWLAIEHNKNLVFAGGTAAGKTTSMNAISMFIPPRSKVITIEDTRELALHHDNWLSSVTREGLSKGTDISMYDLLRAALRHRPEYIVVGEVRGEEAITLFQAMNTGHTTLSTMHADSVRTAINRLENKPIDVPRQMVESLDLLIVQKQVRLDGQRVRRADAVAEIDGIDQRTGELDYGQAFAWNAGSDTFEPGSRTVADEIRDERGWSQSDLLRELKRRHRFLEALRERNITDYRRFTAMVNRYYADPERALDRVDAGTAAVADD from the coding sequence ATGGTATCCAACGACACTCCGGGGGGAGTTCGCCACTGGCTCGCACGCACCATGGAGATGCTCCGCGGGTCGACCGTCGACCTGACGAACTACGACCCCGCGGCCCACGGACCGCTCGTCTCGGCGGGCGGTCCCGACGGGTACGAGACCGACCGCTACTGGCTCGACGCACCGTTCACGTTCGCCTCCATCGCCTACGACACCGAGGTGGACGAGTACCGCTACCGGGTCGTCGAACCCGCACTCGACGACCTGGAGCGGGAACTCCTCGACTCACTCGCGGCGGACGTCCGCGACCACCTGCTCTACCGGGCCGACGACCACGAGGAGACGTCGAGGGTCGACGCCGACCCCGAACAGGCCCTCCGCGAGGAGATGCGCGACCGACTGGAGGAGTACGGCGTGGAGGTCGACGTCCCCACCTTCTACCGCCTGTTCTACTACCTCGACCGCTCGTTCCGGGGGTACGGCCGGCTGGACCCGCTCATGCACGACCCGCACATCGAGGACGTCTCGTGTGACGGGCCGGAGATGCCGGTGTACGCCTATCACGACGACTACACGGACATCGAGACGAACGTCGTCTTCGAACGCGAGGAACTCGATACGTTCGTCGTCCACCTCGCCCAGCAGTCCGGGCGACACGTCAGCGTCGGCGACCCCGTCGCCGCGGCGACGCTCCCGGACGGGTCGCGCGCCGAACTCGCCCTCGGCCAGGAGGTCACCCCCCACGGCTCGGCGTTCACCATCCGGAAGTACAGCGAGGAACCGCTGACGCCCATCGATCTGCTGAACTTCGGGACCTACGACCTCGCGTCGATGGCGTACCTCTGGCTGGCCATCGAGCACAACAAGAACCTCGTGTTCGCAGGCGGGACGGCGGCCGGCAAGACCACCTCGATGAACGCCATCTCGATGTTCATCCCCCCGCGCTCGAAGGTCATCACCATCGAGGACACCCGCGAACTCGCGCTCCACCACGACAACTGGCTCTCCTCGGTCACCCGCGAGGGCCTCTCGAAGGGCACCGACATCTCCATGTACGACCTCCTGCGGGCCGCACTGCGCCACCGCCCCGAGTACATCGTGGTGGGTGAGGTGCGCGGCGAGGAGGCCATCACGCTCTTTCAGGCGATGAACACGGGCCACACCACCCTCTCGACGATGCACGCCGACTCCGTCCGGACGGCCATCAACCGCCTGGAGAACAAACCCATCGACGTGCCCCGCCAGATGGTCGAGTCCCTCGACCTGCTCATCGTCCAGAAGCAGGTGCGCCTCGACGGCCAGCGAGTCCGCCGCGCCGACGCCGTCGCGGAGATCGACGGCATCGACCAGCGGACCGGCGAACTCGACTACGGACAGGCCTTTGCCTGGAACGCGGGGTCGGACACGTTCGAACCGGGGAGTCGGACGGTCGCCGACGAGATACGCGACGAGCGGGGCTGGTCGCAGTCCGACCTTCTCCGCGAACTGAAGCGCCGCCACCGGTTCCTCGAGGCCCTCCGCGAGCGCAACATCACTGACTACCGCCGGTTCACCGCGATGGTCAACCGCTACTACGCGGACCCCGAGCGGGCGCTCGACCGGGTCGATGCGGGCACGGCGGCGGTGGCGGACGACTGA